The DNA segment GCAGCTCGTGACGCCGTGGGCGCGGCCCGTGCGCATCGCGTTCGCGCTGCGTGCCAACAGCACGCTCTACGAGGCGGTCACGAGCCGGCGCCTGCGGTTCGGGTTCGTCGACCTCGTTGCGCCGTTCGACGAGGTGCGGGCGGCCGTGCAGCGCGTCGATCCCGACGTGCTCGTCGCGCCGTCGACCGTGCTCGGCGCGCTTGCGAAGGCGGCGCTCGAGACGGCCGAGCCAGGCGCGCTCCACATCACCCCGCGGCTCGTGATCGCGGTGGCCGAGGTGCTCGACGACGACACTGCGGCGCTCGTGCTGCGCGCGTGGGGCGTGCGCCCGCGCCGCGTGTACCAGGCGACCGAGGGGCTCCTCGCGCTCGACTGTGCGCACGGCAATCTGCACCTCAACGAACGGCACGTGCACGTCGAGCCCGAGTGGCTCGACCTCGACGAGCGCCGGTTCTCGCCCATCGTGACCGACCTGACCCGCACCACGCAGCTCGTCGTACGCTACCGGCTCGACGACGTGCTGCGGGTGCCCGCAGAGCCCGTCGAATGCCCGTGCGGCGACCCGTCGCTCGTGCTCGAGGCCGTCGAGGGGCGGGCCGACGAGACGATCGTCGTCGCCGACGGGCGCGGGGGCGAGGCATCCGTGTTCCCTGACGCCGTGCGTCGGGCGCTCGCGGTCGCCGGGGCCTCCGATTGGTCGATCCGCTGGGGCGACGGGGCGCTCGAGCTCGCGCTCCGCGACGACCGCCGCGAGACGCGCACGGCGGCCGAGTGGGCGCTCGAGCGGCTGTTCGAGACGTTGCGGTTGCCGGTCCCCGAGATCGTCGCGGCTGCATGGCGGGCGCCCGAGGCGGGCGCGAAGACGGTGCGCATCAGGCGGAAGGAGCGGGCGGATGTCTGAGCCGCGCGCCACTCGCCCGACCCGCGTCCTCGTGACCGGCGCCACGGGGTTCGTCGGCGGCGCGCTCTTCCGCGCGCTCCGCGCGCGCGACGGGCTCGAAGTCGTCGGGCTCGGCCGTCGCGAGACGCCCGACACCGTGAGCCGCGACCTGACGCGGCCGCTCGGCCTGGACTTCGGGCCCGACGACTTCGCGCCCGACGTCATCGTGCACGCCGCCGCGCGCGCGAGCCAGTGGGGCACGCGTGCCGAGTTCGAGGCGCAGAACGTGACGGCGACGCGGAACGTGCTCGACTTCGCGGTGCGCAGCGCGCAGCGAAGCGGCCGGATGCCGCGCATCGTCTACGTCTCGTCGACGTCGGTGCTCTACACCCCTGCCGACCAGTTCGGGCTCACCGAGGAGAGCCCGGCGGGCCCGAGGTTCCTGAACGAGTACGCGCGCACGAAGCACGCGGGCGAGCTCGTCGTGCGCGAGCACCCCGGCGAGTGGGTGATTGCGCGGCCCCGCGCCGTGTTCGGGCCCGGCGACACGACCCTCCTGCCCCGCATCGTCGAGGCCGCGCGCGCGGGTCGCCTGCCGTTCCTCGGCGACCCCGCGCGCCCCGCGATGGGCGATCTCGTCTACATCGACACCCTCGTCGACCAGCTCGCGCGGCTCGCCCTGCGGCCGGGGCTCTCGCGCGAGACCGTCAACCTCACGAACGGCGAGGCCGTTCCCCTCATGCCGACGATCGCGCGCATTCTCGCCGCCCTCGACGTGCCCGTGCCGACCCGGCACCTGCCGCGCGGCGCCGCGCTCGCGCTCGCGCTCGCAGCCGAGACGGCGTGGCGCCTCGCCCGCCGACGCGACGAGCCGCCGCTCACGCGCTACGCGGTGCACCTGCTCACGTCGTCGAAGACATTCGACGACGCGCACTCGCGACGCCTCGTCGGCGCGCCCGCGGTGTCGATCGACGAGGGCATCTCGCGGACGGTCTCGGCATTCCGTGCTGAGTTCGCGATCGAGGGCGCCGGATGACCCGGGGCGGGCGTTCCGACCGCGGGCGCGTCCCGCGCGCGCTCGGCCGAGGCGGCCGCACGGGCGCCGCGTTCGCGGTCGTGTACCTCGCCGTGCTCGTCGCGAAGGCCGTCCTCTCGGCCGTCGCCGTCCGCCGCAGGCGCGCCCGCATCGAGGCATCCGCTCGCCCGCCGCTGCCGCCCGAGGCGTTCACGATCGTGCAGCCCGTGCTCGGCGGCGACCCGCGACTGGCAGACACCCTCGCCCACACCCTGCGCGTCGCGCCGCGCTCGACCGTCGTGTGGCTCGTCGACGTCGACGACCCCGCGGGCCGCGCCGCCGCCGAGGAGGCCGCCGCGCTCGTGCCGCACGCCGACGTGCGGATCGTCGACTGCCCGCCCGCTCCCGAGCATGCGAGCCCCAAGACGTTCAAGCTCGCGCTCGCCGAGGCGGAGCTCCGCACCGAGGCGTTCGCGATCGTCGACGACGACACGCGCGTGAGCGAGGAGGGGCTCCGGGCGCTCGCCGAAGGGCTCGAGATCGCCGAGGCGAGCACCGGCCTCCCGCGGTACGCGGCGGCACCGGGCGTGTGGTCGGAGCTCGTCGCCCAGTTCGTCAACGACCAGTCCGCCTTCACCTACCTGCCGGCCGCGGCGCTCGCTCCCGCGCGCACGGTCAACGGCATGACATGGGCGATGCGCACGGCGACGCTCCGCGGCCTCGGCGGGTTCGCGCCGCTCGCCGACCGCATCGCCGACGATCTCGCGGTCGCGACGAGGCTCAAGGCCGCGGGCGGCCGCATCGACCAGACCGACGTCGTGCAGACCGTGTCGACGACGGTCGAGGGGTTCGGGCCGTACCGGCGCATCATGCACCGGTGGATGCGGTTCGCCGTGCTCGTGCTCCGCGAGGAGCCGCCCGCCTGGCGGGCGGCCATCGCCGTGGCGGGGGCGCTTCCGGGGCTCCTCCTCACGGGGGCGGTCGCGCTGCTCGCGCGGCGCGACGCGCGGCGGCTCAGCGTGCTCGCGGGATTCCTCGCCGTGCGGGCGGCGATCGTCAGCGCGGCGCATCGGAGGCTCGGCGGGGCATCCGCCCACCGTCCGGCGCTCTCCCTCGTCGCCGAGGCGCTCATGCCCGCCCAGTTCGCGTGGGCGGTCGTCGACCGCCGCATCGTGTGGCGCAAGCGCCGGTACCTCGTCGATGCCAACGACCGCTACCGGGAGGTGCGATGACGACGCCGACACCCGAATCGACCCTGCAGGTGCGCTTCCTGACCGGGCGCAGCGACCGTTCGACGACGGCGCTCTCGCCCGCGCAGCACGCGTTCCTCGACGCGCTGCCGCTCGACGAGGCCGAGCGCGTGCGCGTGAACTTCCCGTACGCCCCGGCGGCAGGGCCGTGGCGGAAGGTGCCGCTCCCCGTGGCATCCGTCCGGAACGCCCGCGACTACCTCGGCGCACGGCGCCGCGCCTTCGCGACCCGCCACACCGCCGACGTGCGCGC comes from the Agromyces protaetiae genome and includes:
- a CDS encoding F390 synthetase-related protein, translating into MGVRLGGARGLERRTRRGIRRLLDTRLATVAFYDGRARTLDALPIVDKATVRERFVDFNVPRVTLEQALAHATDAEERRDFRDELPGGITVGLSSGTSGRPGVFLVSERERMLWAGTVLGRLLDSVSVRQLVTPWARPVRIAFALRANSTLYEAVTSRRLRFGFVDLVAPFDEVRAAVQRVDPDVLVAPSTVLGALAKAALETAEPGALHITPRLVIAVAEVLDDDTAALVLRAWGVRPRRVYQATEGLLALDCAHGNLHLNERHVHVEPEWLDLDERRFSPIVTDLTRTTQLVVRYRLDDVLRVPAEPVECPCGDPSLVLEAVEGRADETIVVADGRGGEASVFPDAVRRALAVAGASDWSIRWGDGALELALRDDRRETRTAAEWALERLFETLRLPVPEIVAAAWRAPEAGAKTVRIRRKERADV
- a CDS encoding glycosyltransferase, yielding MTRGGRSDRGRVPRALGRGGRTGAAFAVVYLAVLVAKAVLSAVAVRRRRARIEASARPPLPPEAFTIVQPVLGGDPRLADTLAHTLRVAPRSTVVWLVDVDDPAGRAAAEEAAALVPHADVRIVDCPPAPEHASPKTFKLALAEAELRTEAFAIVDDDTRVSEEGLRALAEGLEIAEASTGLPRYAAAPGVWSELVAQFVNDQSAFTYLPAAALAPARTVNGMTWAMRTATLRGLGGFAPLADRIADDLAVATRLKAAGGRIDQTDVVQTVSTTVEGFGPYRRIMHRWMRFAVLVLREEPPAWRAAIAVAGALPGLLLTGAVALLARRDARRLSVLAGFLAVRAAIVSAAHRRLGGASAHRPALSLVAEALMPAQFAWAVVDRRIVWRKRRYLVDANDRYREVR
- a CDS encoding NAD-dependent epimerase/dehydratase family protein → MSEPRATRPTRVLVTGATGFVGGALFRALRARDGLEVVGLGRRETPDTVSRDLTRPLGLDFGPDDFAPDVIVHAAARASQWGTRAEFEAQNVTATRNVLDFAVRSAQRSGRMPRIVYVSSTSVLYTPADQFGLTEESPAGPRFLNEYARTKHAGELVVREHPGEWVIARPRAVFGPGDTTLLPRIVEAARAGRLPFLGDPARPAMGDLVYIDTLVDQLARLALRPGLSRETVNLTNGEAVPLMPTIARILAALDVPVPTRHLPRGAALALALAAETAWRLARRRDEPPLTRYAVHLLTSSKTFDDAHSRRLVGAPAVSIDEGISRTVSAFRAEFAIEGAG